One window of the Chryseotalea sp. WA131a genome contains the following:
- the purH gene encoding bifunctional phosphoribosylaminoimidazolecarboxamide formyltransferase/IMP cyclohydrolase, which produces MTKKISRALISVFYKDNLEPIIHLLAKQNVEFVSTGGTQEFIEKLGYKVTPVEKLTSYPSIFGGRVKTLHPAVFGGILFRREEAGDVKQAAEFNINPIDLVIVDLYPFEETVAKGGSEDDIIEKIDIGGISLIRAAAKNFADVLIVASRNQYPELLELLKSKNVSSELTDRKHFAALAFDVTSHYDSAIFSYFNHDAQITSFKSSHQQGHILRYGENPHQKGIYYGDLGKLFEKLNGKELSYNNLVDVDAAVNLVQEFEGEKAFVIIKHTNACGVAIGPSVKEAYLKAFQADTVSAFGGVLATNQTIDLAAAEEINKLFFEILIAPGYEPAALELLKTKKNRILLKQNHLLKATKQFKSLLNGVIEQDVDFKTDSKEDLKTVTKVAPTPSQVNALLFASKICKHTKSNTIILAIDGQMLSSGVGQTSRVDALRQAIEKAGTFGFTLEGAVMASDAFFPFPDCVEIANQYGIQSVIQPGGSIKDQDSINYCDQHGMSMVFTGFRHFKH; this is translated from the coding sequence ATGACTAAAAAGATTTCGAGAGCCCTCATCTCTGTTTTTTACAAAGACAACCTCGAACCCATTATCCACTTATTGGCGAAGCAAAATGTAGAATTTGTTTCTACCGGTGGCACACAAGAGTTTATTGAAAAGCTTGGCTATAAAGTTACGCCTGTTGAAAAATTGACGAGCTATCCATCCATCTTTGGTGGTCGGGTAAAAACATTGCACCCTGCAGTATTTGGTGGGATTTTGTTTAGAAGGGAAGAGGCGGGCGATGTAAAACAAGCGGCAGAGTTCAATATCAATCCCATCGATTTGGTAATAGTGGATTTGTACCCGTTTGAAGAAACCGTGGCAAAGGGTGGTAGCGAAGATGACATCATTGAGAAAATTGACATTGGTGGCATTTCGCTTATTCGGGCGGCTGCCAAAAATTTTGCCGATGTGTTGATTGTGGCCTCACGCAACCAATACCCCGAGTTGCTTGAGTTGTTGAAAAGCAAAAACGTTTCGAGTGAATTAACCGACCGCAAGCATTTTGCTGCTTTGGCATTTGATGTTACCTCGCATTACGATTCTGCTATTTTTTCCTATTTCAATCACGATGCGCAAATCACCAGCTTTAAAAGCAGCCATCAGCAGGGGCACATTTTACGCTATGGCGAAAACCCTCACCAAAAAGGAATTTACTATGGTGACTTAGGGAAGTTGTTTGAAAAACTTAACGGCAAAGAACTTTCATACAACAACTTAGTGGATGTAGATGCCGCAGTTAATTTAGTGCAAGAGTTTGAAGGTGAGAAGGCATTTGTCATTATCAAACATACCAATGCTTGTGGCGTGGCAATAGGCCCATCCGTAAAGGAAGCGTACCTAAAAGCCTTTCAAGCCGATACGGTTTCAGCCTTTGGCGGTGTGTTGGCCACAAATCAAACCATCGATTTGGCAGCAGCCGAAGAAATCAATAAGTTGTTTTTTGAGATTTTGATTGCGCCAGGCTATGAACCGGCCGCATTGGAGCTTTTAAAAACCAAGAAGAACCGCATCTTATTAAAGCAAAATCACTTATTGAAGGCGACCAAGCAGTTTAAGAGCTTGCTGAACGGTGTGATTGAGCAAGATGTTGACTTTAAAACCGACAGCAAGGAAGACTTGAAGACGGTGACCAAAGTTGCCCCCACACCATCGCAGGTCAATGCCCTACTCTTTGCCAGCAAGATTTGCAAGCACACCAAGTCAAACACCATCATTTTGGCGATAGATGGTCAAATGTTGTCAAGCGGAGTGGGTCAAACCAGTCGAGTAGACGCGTTGCGCCAAGCCATTGAGAAAGCGGGCACGTTCGGGTTTACGTTAGAAGGTGCGGTAATGGCATCGGATGCGTTCTTCCCTTTTCCAGATTGCGTGGAGATTGCGAACCAATACGGCATTCAGTCGGTGATTCAACCGGGTGGCTCTATCAAAGACCAAGACTCCATCAATTATTGTGACCAACATGGCATGAGCATGGTGTTCACTGGCTTTCGCCACTTCAAACACTAG
- a CDS encoding amidohydrolase — translation MQDLKVTLIQSDLHWEDPTANLAMFEEKIWQIGQQTDVIVLPEMFTTGFSMHAHRLAEMMNLRTFKWMRQMADQTGALILGSFIANVHDRHFNRLLWMEPGGNFKTYDKRHLFRMAEEQHVFSSGESLLIGHWKGWRICPLICYDLRFPVWGRNRWNPSLKKLSYDLLIYVANWPQVRANAWEVLLRARAIENLSYVVGVNRVGNDGNGVEYNGQSSVIGFKGDSIFSVEGAEAVKTIELSANALQAYRDRFPAYLDADDFSIEVEAMEERDFLHGLS, via the coding sequence ATGCAAGATTTAAAAGTTACGCTCATCCAGTCTGACCTGCATTGGGAAGACCCCACGGCCAATTTGGCCATGTTTGAAGAGAAAATCTGGCAAATTGGGCAACAAACCGATGTGATTGTGTTGCCCGAGATGTTTACCACGGGCTTTAGCATGCACGCCCATCGCCTAGCCGAAATGATGAACCTGCGCACTTTTAAGTGGATGCGCCAAATGGCCGACCAAACGGGCGCACTCATTTTGGGCAGCTTTATCGCCAACGTACACGACCGCCACTTCAACCGATTGCTGTGGATGGAACCGGGCGGCAACTTTAAAACCTATGACAAAAGGCACCTTTTTCGCATGGCCGAAGAGCAGCACGTGTTTTCATCGGGTGAAAGTTTGTTGATAGGCCACTGGAAAGGCTGGCGGATTTGCCCATTGATATGCTACGATTTACGCTTCCCTGTCTGGGGCAGAAATAGATGGAATCCGTCCCTAAAAAAACTCTCCTACGATTTGTTGATATACGTGGCCAACTGGCCGCAGGTGCGGGCAAATGCGTGGGAGGTACTGCTCCGGGCACGCGCCATTGAAAACTTAAGTTATGTGGTAGGTGTAAACCGTGTTGGTAATGATGGCAATGGAGTTGAATACAATGGCCAGTCGTCTGTGATTGGCTTTAAAGGCGATTCTATTTTTTCGGTAGAAGGTGCAGAAGCTGTAAAGACTATTGAGCTTAGCGCCAATGCGCTGCAAGCCTACCGCGACCGCTTCCCTGCTTACTTAGATGCCGATGACTTTAGCATTGAAGTCGAGGCGATGGAGGAAAGGGATTTTTTGCATGGTCTAAGTTAA
- a CDS encoding Rod shape-determining protein MreD codes for MPIEFNNLWLMLIGFVTGFFIDIFYDSLGLHALSLVFVGYVRNYWLSTITPQGGYDIGIQPSLAAYGLQWFLVYSIPLVFAHHFIVFFVEAAGFQFFWYTMLKVMMSLLFTLTVALILQYLSLDRRR; via the coding sequence CTGCCGATTGAGTTTAACAATCTTTGGCTTATGCTCATCGGGTTCGTAACTGGTTTTTTCATCGACATTTTTTATGACAGCCTGGGTTTGCATGCGCTGTCCTTGGTGTTTGTTGGGTATGTTCGCAACTATTGGCTATCTACCATTACACCGCAAGGTGGATACGATATTGGTATTCAACCTTCGTTGGCCGCCTACGGGCTTCAGTGGTTTTTGGTGTACTCCATTCCGCTGGTGTTTGCTCATCACTTTATTGTTTTCTTTGTAGAGGCTGCGGGCTTTCAATTTTTTTGGTACACCATGTTGAAAGTGATGATGAGCCTTTTGTTTACCCTTACGGTTGCACTAATTTTGCAGTACCTTTCACTTGACAGAAGAAGATGA
- a CDS encoding RNA polymerase sigma factor, translated as MLNFEHLVNQCIKGHSKAQRQLYDLLKPKLMGLCRRYAPDRAGAQDCLQEAFIKIFNNLPQLSEATKLEPWAKAITVRVCISHFHRWQKSEIVRLETDNISETSIGIEGHHLEAQQLVEIIDTLPLGCKMVFNLYEIEGYKHSEIAELMGISVGSSRSQLNYAKELLKKKLNKMASISYEKSA; from the coding sequence ATGCTAAACTTCGAACACCTTGTCAATCAGTGCATCAAGGGCCATTCCAAGGCACAGCGACAGCTGTACGACCTATTGAAACCAAAATTGATGGGTTTATGCAGGCGCTATGCACCCGACCGTGCAGGCGCGCAGGATTGTTTACAAGAAGCTTTTATCAAAATTTTTAACAACCTGCCCCAACTTTCCGAGGCTACCAAATTAGAGCCGTGGGCCAAAGCCATTACCGTGCGGGTGTGCATTTCCCACTTTCACCGATGGCAAAAAAGTGAGATCGTTCGGTTAGAGACTGATAATATTTCTGAAACGAGTATCGGCATAGAGGGTCACCATCTGGAAGCACAGCAGCTCGTTGAAATCATAGACACTCTTCCGCTGGGTTGTAAAATGGTATTCAATCTTTACGAGATAGAAGGTTACAAGCATAGCGAAATTGCAGAGTTGATGGGAATATCTGTTGGCTCATCTAGATCACAACTAAACTACGCCAAAGAATTGTTGAAAAAAAAGTTAAACAAAATGGCATCCATTTCTTATGAAAAATCTGCCTGA
- a CDS encoding YceI family protein: MRAIVFFLLLIGHLSIYGQTKFSVKEGEIDFTSNAKLELIKAQSKNLQGVINSANNQFAFLVKVQSFEGFNSKLQKDHFNEKYMETDKYYDATFTGKIVETIDFTKDGEYDVKANGNLTIHGKKQPRIIPAKIKIEKGTLTVNSNFTIALADHDIKIPEIVSTKIATEIYVKLNLVMVAK, translated from the coding sequence ATGAGGGCAATCGTATTTTTTCTACTACTAATTGGTCATTTGTCAATCTATGGCCAAACCAAATTCTCCGTGAAAGAGGGTGAAATCGATTTTACCTCCAACGCCAAGCTTGAGTTGATCAAGGCTCAGTCGAAAAATTTACAAGGTGTTATTAATTCGGCCAACAATCAATTTGCTTTTCTGGTTAAGGTACAATCTTTCGAAGGGTTTAACAGCAAGTTGCAGAAAGACCACTTTAATGAAAAGTACATGGAGACCGATAAGTACTATGATGCTACCTTCACAGGAAAAATTGTGGAGACAATAGACTTTACAAAAGATGGTGAGTACGATGTAAAAGCAAACGGAAACTTAACCATTCATGGAAAAAAGCAGCCGCGGATAATTCCAGCAAAAATAAAAATAGAAAAAGGTACGCTTACGGTCAACTCAAATTTCACCATTGCTTTGGCCGATCATGACATTAAAATACCCGAAATCGTAAGTACAAAAATAGCAACGGAGATTTATGTGAAATTAAATTTAGTGATGGTGGCCAAATAA
- a CDS encoding UDP-N-acetylmuramoyl-tripeptide--D-alanyl-D-alanine ligase — MDIPQLYQLYLQSGKVSTDTRQIIPGSIFFALKGPTYNANAFAEEALQKGASYAVVDNAAFAKGDRIILVEDSLQALQQLAAHHRDQLKIPVIGLTGSNGKTTSKELVSAVLSRKFKTFATKGNLNNHIGVPLSILSIDNTYEIAVIEMGANHVGEIASLSSISKPNYGFITNIGKAHIGTFGGFENIIRGKSELYQHLINANGKVFINSQNPILANMAKRIKEPIFYPAKSDYYHCELISADPFVKIRAANGDEVTIQLVGSYNFENIAVALCIGKYFGVQDTDANQAVADYVPGNMRSQKIEKGSNTIILDAYNANPSSMQAAIENLATMHAIKKVAMVGDMFELEDEAEAEHRQLGKLLKSKKLDAVYLCGKLCLFAKEEFPEARYFETKDLLIDDLKKFPIQNATILIKASRGIGLEKILEFI, encoded by the coding sequence ATGGACATCCCTCAGCTCTACCAACTCTATCTTCAATCCGGCAAAGTCTCTACCGACACCCGCCAAATCATACCCGGTTCTATTTTCTTTGCTCTTAAAGGCCCCACGTACAATGCCAACGCTTTCGCGGAAGAGGCCTTGCAAAAAGGAGCGAGCTATGCGGTGGTAGATAATGCTGCCTTTGCCAAAGGTGACCGCATTATTTTAGTCGAAGACTCGTTGCAAGCGCTACAACAATTGGCTGCCCATCACCGCGATCAATTAAAAATTCCGGTCATTGGCCTTACGGGATCAAACGGAAAAACCACCAGCAAAGAATTGGTGAGTGCCGTGCTGAGCAGAAAATTTAAAACCTTTGCCACCAAAGGAAATTTAAATAACCACATTGGTGTTCCTCTTTCCATTTTGTCGATTGACAATACATACGAGATAGCCGTAATTGAAATGGGTGCTAACCACGTAGGAGAAATTGCAAGTTTGAGTTCGATTTCAAAACCGAACTATGGATTTATCACCAACATTGGCAAGGCACACATTGGCACTTTTGGTGGATTTGAAAATATTATCCGCGGAAAATCGGAATTGTACCAACACTTGATTAATGCCAATGGTAAAGTTTTCATCAACTCGCAAAACCCAATTTTGGCCAACATGGCCAAGCGAATTAAAGAACCGATTTTTTATCCAGCCAAAAGCGATTACTACCATTGTGAATTAATCAGTGCAGATCCATTTGTAAAAATCAGGGCCGCAAATGGAGATGAAGTAACCATCCAATTGGTGGGCAGTTATAATTTTGAAAATATTGCCGTGGCATTGTGCATCGGAAAATACTTTGGTGTGCAAGATACGGATGCTAACCAAGCGGTGGCCGACTATGTGCCGGGCAATATGCGCTCGCAGAAAATTGAAAAGGGGAGCAACACAATCATTTTAGACGCTTACAATGCGAACCCCAGTTCGATGCAGGCGGCCATCGAAAATTTGGCAACCATGCACGCCATTAAAAAAGTAGCGATGGTGGGTGACATGTTTGAGCTTGAAGACGAGGCTGAAGCGGAGCACCGGCAATTGGGAAAATTATTAAAATCTAAAAAGCTTGACGCGGTTTATCTGTGTGGAAAACTTTGCCTATTTGCGAAAGAAGAGTTTCCTGAAGCCCGCTATTTTGAAACGAAAGATTTACTGATCGATGATCTTAAAAAATTCCCCATTCAGAATGCTACTATTTTAATTAAGGCTTCGAGGGGAATTGGGTTGGAGAAAATTTTGGAATTTATCTAA
- a CDS encoding rod shape-determining protein, with translation MALFDFFTQDIAIDLGTANTLIIHKDKVVVDEPSIIAIDKTTNKVLAIGREAMQMHEKTHDNIKTIRPLKEGVIADFHAAEMMIRGMIKLIDTGRRFFPPSLRMVICIPSAITEVEKRAVRDSAEHANAKEVYMIHEPIAAAIGIGIDIEQPVGNMIVDIGGGTTDIAVIALSGIVCDQSIRIAGDTFNRDILDYMRRQHNLLIGERSAERVKIEVGSALTELDDGPDDYEIRGRDLMTGIPKTIKISYSEVAFALDKSISKLEEAVLKALELSPPELSADIYEQGIYLTGGGAMLRGLDKRLSLKTKLPIHVAEDPLRAVVRGTGAALKNINHYRKVLMT, from the coding sequence ATGGCACTTTTTGATTTTTTCACCCAAGATATAGCAATTGACTTGGGCACAGCCAATACGCTGATTATCCATAAAGACAAAGTAGTGGTAGATGAACCGAGCATCATCGCCATCGACAAAACTACCAACAAAGTGCTGGCCATCGGTCGCGAAGCCATGCAGATGCACGAAAAGACCCACGACAACATCAAAACCATCCGTCCGCTGAAAGAAGGAGTGATTGCCGACTTCCATGCGGCCGAAATGATGATTCGCGGTATGATTAAGTTGATTGACACGGGTAGGCGGTTTTTTCCGCCATCATTAAGAATGGTGATTTGCATTCCTTCGGCCATTACCGAGGTGGAAAAACGTGCCGTGCGCGACTCGGCAGAACATGCTAATGCCAAAGAGGTGTACATGATTCACGAGCCGATTGCCGCTGCCATTGGTATAGGCATCGACATTGAGCAGCCTGTGGGCAACATGATTGTAGACATTGGTGGTGGAACGACTGACATTGCTGTGATTGCCCTTTCGGGGATTGTGTGCGACCAATCGATTCGGATTGCAGGCGATACCTTTAACAGGGATATTTTGGACTACATGCGCAGACAACACAATCTGTTGATTGGCGAACGTTCGGCCGAGCGCGTGAAAATTGAAGTGGGCTCTGCATTGACAGAATTAGATGACGGCCCTGATGATTACGAAATCCGCGGTCGCGATTTGATGACAGGCATTCCCAAAACAATCAAGATTTCTTATTCAGAAGTTGCCTTTGCGTTAGATAAGTCCATTTCAAAATTGGAGGAAGCAGTATTGAAGGCCCTGGAGCTTTCCCCGCCCGAGTTGTCAGCCGATATTTACGAACAAGGAATTTATTTGACAGGTGGCGGGGCCATGTTGCGCGGATTGGACAAACGATTGTCACTGAAGACCAAACTGCCCATACACGTGGCCGAAGACCCTTTGCGTGCGGTGGTGCGTGGAACCGGGGCAGCTTTGAAAAACATAAATCATTACCGCAAGGTTTTGATGACCTAG
- a CDS encoding DUF2461 domain-containing protein, with protein sequence MESILKFLKAIAKNNNREWFEKNKPKYLEVKVTFEDFLEALHQELLKFDESLATLNPRKLGFRIYRDVRFSKDKSPYKINMGAGFSAHGKMEQEAGYYIHLQPNNQSFVAGGFYMPDAEKLAKIRQEIDYNAAAFTKILNNKKFKATFPKGLDDFDKLKTAPKGYAKDHPQLDILKHKSFIVSHYFTDKEVADKKFAKKVADCCKALKPLNDFLMEAVA encoded by the coding sequence ATGGAATCCATACTCAAGTTTTTAAAAGCAATTGCAAAAAACAACAACCGCGAGTGGTTTGAAAAAAACAAACCAAAATACCTGGAAGTCAAAGTAACGTTTGAAGATTTTTTGGAAGCACTTCACCAAGAGCTATTGAAGTTTGATGAAAGCTTGGCCACGCTCAATCCGCGCAAGTTGGGTTTCCGCATTTACCGCGATGTGCGCTTCAGCAAAGACAAAAGCCCGTATAAAATAAACATGGGAGCAGGCTTTTCTGCTCATGGCAAAATGGAACAGGAGGCAGGCTATTACATTCACTTACAACCCAACAACCAAAGTTTTGTGGCAGGTGGTTTTTACATGCCCGATGCTGAGAAGCTGGCCAAAATCCGCCAAGAGATTGATTATAATGCAGCCGCTTTCACTAAAATCTTAAACAATAAAAAATTCAAAGCCACTTTCCCCAAAGGGCTGGATGATTTTGACAAACTGAAAACTGCACCCAAGGGCTACGCCAAAGACCATCCGCAGTTGGACATACTAAAACATAAAAGTTTTATTGTCTCGCATTATTTTACCGACAAAGAAGTGGCTGATAAAAAATTTGCTAAGAAAGTAGCTGATTGCTGCAAGGCATTAAAGCCGTTGAATGATTTTTTGATGGAGGCGGTGGCTTAA
- a CDS encoding peptidoglycan glycosyltransferase produces MNEGRREILQIVFVLVGIIFLIKLFFIQVLDSKYAELADSNAILRQVEYPFRGLITDRQGKLIVYNTPEYDLMVVYKDVKNLDTAKFCQVFGITTEELRKKFKRFREMKKSKDKDFTPVKPMLFIDQLSNEDFARAQDYMDEFPGFYIEARTTRAYTTNAIANALGYVSEISKTKLEEDKSKIYKQGDYVGQSGIEAFYEEQLRGQRGIRFKLRNVKGIEKGSFKNGSYDTLSVPGQDLVTGIDLDLQIYGEYLMKGKAGSIAAIEPSSGEVLALVSGPSYDPKLLTGKNYSSNFQFISTDTMKPLFNRPLMAQYRPGSIFKIAQAMTALQEGVVTSETRFRCDKSLIGCHAGHDNQDLRGAITNSCNPYFFNVLRKMLNKGVTNDPFSDTRVGLAEWNKHINSFGFGSQLGIDLPNEKGGLIPTPAYYDRAYSNRPWKFSNIYSIAIGEGENLVVPLQMANFAATIANRGFYYTPHIVKAIGKDKKPLPQYLVRHYTTIDSSYFKIAVDAMQNVVEAGTGVRARLPDIIVCGKTGTVQNDPLPAHAVFIAFAPRDNPKIAIAVYVEDAGQGGRAAASIASLMIEKYLNGKTKRQYIEDYVLAGKFLD; encoded by the coding sequence ATGAACGAAGGGAGGCGTGAAATACTGCAAATCGTTTTTGTGTTGGTGGGGATTATTTTCCTCATCAAATTATTTTTTATTCAAGTTTTAGATAGCAAATACGCTGAGCTGGCCGATAGCAATGCTATACTTCGCCAAGTAGAATATCCCTTTCGGGGATTGATAACCGACCGACAAGGCAAGTTGATTGTTTATAACACACCCGAATATGATTTAATGGTGGTGTACAAGGATGTAAAGAACTTGGACACTGCAAAATTTTGCCAAGTGTTTGGAATTACCACCGAAGAATTAAGAAAGAAATTCAAGCGGTTTAGGGAGATGAAGAAAAGTAAAGACAAAGACTTTACACCCGTCAAGCCCATGCTTTTTATTGATCAACTTTCAAACGAAGATTTTGCAAGGGCACAGGATTACATGGATGAATTCCCTGGCTTTTACATTGAAGCCAGAACCACACGCGCTTACACCACGAATGCCATTGCTAATGCCTTAGGGTATGTAAGTGAAATCAGCAAAACAAAATTAGAAGAAGACAAGTCGAAAATTTATAAGCAAGGCGATTATGTAGGGCAAAGCGGCATCGAAGCATTTTATGAAGAGCAGCTTCGTGGTCAGCGCGGCATACGCTTTAAACTTCGAAATGTAAAAGGGATTGAAAAAGGTTCTTTCAAAAACGGTTCGTACGATACGCTTTCTGTGCCAGGTCAAGATTTAGTTACCGGTATTGATTTGGATTTGCAAATATATGGTGAGTACTTAATGAAAGGAAAAGCTGGGAGCATTGCCGCCATCGAACCATCATCAGGCGAAGTGTTGGCATTGGTTTCAGGTCCATCGTATGACCCCAAACTTCTTACTGGAAAGAATTATAGTAGCAATTTTCAGTTCATCAGCACCGATACCATGAAGCCGCTCTTCAATCGGCCGTTGATGGCACAGTATCGTCCGGGTTCTATTTTCAAAATCGCTCAAGCGATGACGGCTCTTCAAGAGGGTGTGGTTACATCCGAAACCAGATTTAGGTGCGACAAATCTTTGATTGGATGCCATGCGGGACACGATAATCAAGATTTGAGAGGCGCCATTACCAATTCATGCAACCCATATTTCTTTAATGTGTTACGAAAAATGTTGAACAAAGGCGTAACCAACGACCCCTTCTCTGACACACGTGTTGGATTGGCCGAATGGAATAAACATATCAATAGTTTTGGTTTTGGAAGTCAGTTGGGCATTGACTTGCCAAATGAAAAGGGTGGCTTGATTCCAACACCTGCCTACTACGATCGTGCCTACAGCAATCGTCCCTGGAAATTTTCAAACATCTATTCCATTGCCATCGGTGAAGGAGAAAATTTAGTTGTGCCATTGCAGATGGCCAATTTTGCGGCCACCATTGCCAATCGCGGATTTTATTATACACCACACATTGTAAAAGCAATTGGGAAAGATAAGAAGCCGTTGCCCCAATACTTGGTTCGTCACTATACCACCATTGATTCATCTTATTTTAAAATTGCCGTGGATGCCATGCAAAATGTGGTAGAAGCAGGTACAGGCGTTCGAGCCAGGTTGCCCGACATCATCGTCTGCGGAAAAACCGGAACCGTTCAGAACGACCCACTTCCCGCTCATGCTGTATTCATAGCCTTCGCTCCACGCGATAATCCTAAAATAGCGATAGCGGTGTATGTAGAAGATGCAGGCCAAGGTGGCCGCGCGGCTGCTTCTATCGCCAGCTTGATGATTGAAAAATATCTAAACGGTAAGACCAAAAGGCAATACATAGAAGATTATGTATTAGCCGGCAAATTTTTAGACTGA
- the mreC gene encoding rod shape-determining protein MreC yields the protein MQQLFHFIYAYRAFFIFLFLESLCTWLVIENNQYQSTKYFNTSNSVVASIISTSQNIREYFSLRDINQALAGENAALRKKVDQRNQMLSQLDLREIIDTAIINRFDYLSAKVINNTTRNYKNFITIDKGKSNGLEPGMAAISYAGVVGKVKSVSEHYAVLISLLNIDNQVSSKIKRTGHFGTVQWDGTDARIIDLKYIPRHVQLEVGDTIVTSGYNAIFPEGVLIGVVKDVKLNEEAQFHTIKVAVAQDFGKLAFVEVIKSNLKHEKDSLELKTIGAPK from the coding sequence ATGCAGCAGCTCTTTCATTTCATTTACGCATACAGGGCTTTTTTCATTTTTTTGTTTCTGGAATCATTGTGCACTTGGTTGGTAATCGAGAACAATCAATACCAAAGCACCAAATACTTCAATACCTCCAATAGCGTTGTGGCATCCATTATCAGCACCTCGCAAAATATTCGTGAGTACTTTTCTTTGCGAGACATCAATCAGGCACTGGCTGGTGAGAATGCAGCGCTCCGCAAAAAAGTAGACCAGCGCAATCAAATGTTGAGTCAATTGGATCTTCGTGAAATAATAGACACCGCCATCATCAATCGGTTTGATTACTTGAGTGCAAAAGTGATTAACAACACCACCCGCAACTATAAAAATTTTATCACCATCGATAAAGGCAAATCAAATGGATTAGAACCTGGCATGGCTGCGATCAGCTATGCGGGTGTGGTGGGCAAAGTAAAATCCGTATCAGAGCATTATGCCGTGTTGATTTCTTTATTGAACATCGATAACCAAGTATCCAGTAAAATAAAACGGACGGGTCACTTTGGCACTGTGCAATGGGATGGCACTGATGCCCGCATCATAGATTTAAAGTACATTCCGAGGCATGTGCAATTAGAAGTAGGTGATACCATTGTTACCTCTGGTTACAATGCCATTTTCCCAGAAGGTGTTTTGATTGGTGTTGTAAAAGATGTAAAGCTAAATGAAGAGGCACAGTTTCATACCATCAAGGTTGCCGTGGCACAAGATTTTGGCAAGTTGGCTTTTGTCGAGGTAATCAAGAGCAATTTGAAGCACGAGAAAGATTCGCTAGAACTAAAAACCATAGGAGCACCCAAATGA